A DNA window from Burkholderia sp. HI2500 contains the following coding sequences:
- a CDS encoding ribonuclease catalytic domain-containing protein: protein MNVFFEESGSFKAGSVLSRQGDAFQVELPGGRRAKVRAKDVLIEFDKPAASELMQEADTAAQQIDLDFLWECAPADEFAYTALAAEYFGASYGPVERAALVLRLHGSPVYFRRKGRGQYQRAPEEQLKMALASLERKRQQALVQVQYEEELKAGKLPEAFAGKVLGLLTRPDKNSIEYKAMEAAAGARGVSPARLMLDCGGIASPRALHEARFLAEFFPHGTGFPAVTVGPLPDDLPRADVQAFSIDDITTTEIDDAFSVEHLADGRVRIGVHIAAPALGIVRGDPVDAIARTRLSTVYMPGDKITMLPDDVVDVFTLKEGDYRPALSLYIIVNRETQEIVANETRAELVFVKNNLRHNHLDELVNEETLAAGTGDYPHKDDIAVLWPLAQALFEKRQVARAGYGLKREVQRNTDYNFYVDGEHVSITPRRRGSPLDLIVSELAILANSTWGAFLHDHTVPGIYRSQRGFGAPGPKRTRMQTTAAPHEGLGVAQYAWSTSPLRRYVDLVNQWQLLACVQHGVTAKLAAPFKPKDADLYAVVQGFDDTYTAYADYQRRMEYFWCLRWLAQEQKKQVVASVVKGDLVRLEEIPLLLHVPGLGVHARGTRVLLDVMALDELTIEASVRLLNVLDAPTVTSGDAAEEEDDADGGDDTLIDTEDATAETEAEALAEADGAAAGEGGEAANGDAGEEGHAS, encoded by the coding sequence GTGAACGTTTTCTTCGAGGAATCGGGCAGTTTCAAGGCGGGCAGCGTGCTGTCGCGCCAGGGCGACGCGTTTCAGGTCGAGTTGCCCGGCGGGCGGCGGGCGAAGGTGCGCGCGAAAGACGTGCTGATCGAATTCGACAAGCCGGCCGCAAGCGAACTGATGCAGGAAGCCGACACGGCCGCGCAGCAGATCGATCTGGATTTCCTGTGGGAATGCGCGCCGGCCGACGAGTTTGCCTATACGGCGCTGGCCGCGGAATACTTCGGCGCGTCGTACGGCCCGGTCGAGCGCGCGGCGCTCGTGTTGCGCCTGCACGGCTCGCCCGTCTACTTCCGCCGCAAGGGGCGCGGCCAGTACCAGCGCGCGCCGGAAGAGCAGCTCAAGATGGCGCTCGCGTCGCTCGAGCGCAAGCGCCAGCAAGCGCTCGTCCAGGTGCAGTATGAAGAGGAACTGAAGGCCGGCAAGCTGCCGGAGGCGTTCGCGGGCAAGGTGCTCGGGCTGCTGACGCGGCCGGACAAGAACTCGATCGAATACAAGGCGATGGAAGCGGCGGCCGGTGCGCGCGGCGTGTCGCCGGCGCGGCTGATGCTCGACTGCGGCGGCATCGCGTCGCCGCGTGCACTGCACGAGGCGCGCTTCCTCGCGGAATTCTTCCCGCACGGCACGGGCTTCCCGGCCGTCACGGTCGGCCCGCTGCCGGACGACCTGCCGCGTGCGGACGTCCAGGCGTTCTCGATCGACGACATCACGACGACCGAAATCGACGATGCGTTCTCGGTCGAGCACCTGGCCGACGGCCGCGTGCGGATCGGCGTGCACATCGCGGCGCCGGCGCTCGGCATCGTGCGCGGCGACCCGGTCGACGCGATCGCGCGCACGCGCCTGTCGACCGTCTACATGCCGGGCGACAAGATCACGATGCTGCCGGACGACGTCGTCGACGTGTTCACGCTGAAGGAAGGCGATTACCGTCCGGCACTGTCGCTGTACATCATCGTCAATCGCGAAACCCAGGAGATCGTCGCGAACGAGACGCGCGCCGAGCTCGTGTTCGTGAAGAACAACCTGCGGCACAACCACCTCGACGAGCTCGTCAACGAAGAGACGCTCGCGGCCGGCACCGGCGACTATCCGCACAAGGACGACATTGCCGTGCTGTGGCCGCTCGCGCAGGCGCTGTTCGAGAAGCGCCAGGTCGCGCGCGCGGGCTACGGCCTGAAGCGCGAGGTGCAGCGCAACACCGATTACAACTTCTACGTCGACGGCGAGCACGTGTCGATCACGCCGCGCCGCCGCGGGTCGCCGCTCGACCTGATCGTGTCGGAGCTTGCGATCCTCGCGAACTCGACCTGGGGCGCCTTCCTGCACGACCACACGGTGCCGGGCATCTACCGCTCGCAGCGCGGCTTCGGCGCGCCGGGCCCGAAGCGCACGCGGATGCAGACGACGGCCGCGCCGCACGAAGGCCTCGGCGTCGCGCAGTACGCGTGGAGCACGTCGCCGCTGCGCCGCTACGTCGACCTCGTGAACCAGTGGCAGCTGCTCGCGTGCGTGCAGCATGGCGTCACCGCGAAGCTCGCCGCGCCGTTCAAGCCGAAGGACGCCGATCTGTACGCGGTCGTGCAGGGCTTCGACGACACCTACACGGCCTACGCCGACTACCAGCGCCGGATGGAGTATTTCTGGTGCCTGCGCTGGCTCGCGCAGGAGCAGAAGAAGCAGGTCGTCGCGAGCGTCGTGAAGGGCGACCTCGTGCGCCTCGAGGAAATTCCGCTGCTGCTGCACGTGCCGGGGCTCGGTGTGCATGCGCGCGGCACGCGCGTGTTGCTCGACGTGATGGCGCTCGACGAGCTGACGATCGAGGCGTCGGTGCGGTTGCTGAACGTGCTCGATGCGCCGACCGTGACGAGCGGCGACGCGGCGGAGGAAGAGGATGACGCCGACGGCGGCGACGACACGCTGATCGACACCGAAGACGCCACGGCCGAAACCGAAGCCGAAGCACTGGCGGAAGCGGATGGCGCGGCGGCCGGTGAAGGCGGCGAAGCCGCGAACGGCGACGCCGGCGAAGAGGGGCACGCATCATGA
- the aroE gene encoding shikimate dehydrogenase has protein sequence MTAIASMRGADRYVVFGNPVAHSKSPFIHAQFAAQTGEPIEYTHRLAPVDGFDAAVRAFVAEGGRGANVTVPFKLEAHALADTLSPRAAAAGAVNTLRIDADGRIHGDNTDGVGLVRDIEANLGVSLAGARILLLGAGGAARGVVLPLLDRAPLSIGIVNRTASKAEALVGQFMQAAHDAGCTLAGGGPDVVRAEPYDVVINATAGSLDAALPECDAAAFGAGTLAYDMMYGAQPTVFMQHAASLGARTADGLGMLVEQAAESFFIWRGVRPDGAPVLAALRQALAAS, from the coding sequence ATGACCGCGATTGCGTCGATGCGCGGCGCCGACCGCTATGTCGTATTCGGCAACCCGGTGGCGCACAGCAAGTCGCCGTTCATCCACGCGCAATTCGCCGCGCAAACGGGGGAGCCGATCGAATACACGCACCGGCTCGCGCCGGTCGACGGGTTCGACGCGGCCGTGCGCGCGTTCGTCGCCGAAGGCGGTCGCGGTGCGAACGTGACGGTGCCGTTCAAGCTCGAAGCGCATGCGCTCGCCGACACGTTGTCGCCGCGCGCGGCGGCGGCGGGTGCCGTGAACACGCTGCGCATCGACGCCGACGGCCGCATCCATGGCGACAACACCGACGGTGTCGGCCTCGTGCGCGATATCGAAGCGAATCTCGGCGTGTCGCTGGCGGGCGCACGCATCCTGCTGCTCGGCGCGGGCGGCGCGGCGCGCGGGGTCGTGTTGCCGCTGCTCGACCGCGCGCCGCTGTCGATCGGAATCGTGAACCGCACCGCGAGCAAGGCCGAAGCGCTCGTCGGCCAGTTCATGCAGGCCGCGCACGATGCGGGCTGCACGCTCGCGGGCGGTGGCCCCGACGTCGTGCGCGCGGAGCCGTACGACGTGGTGATCAACGCGACGGCCGGCAGCCTCGATGCCGCGTTGCCGGAGTGTGATGCGGCCGCGTTCGGCGCGGGCACGCTTGCGTACGACATGATGTACGGCGCACAGCCGACGGTGTTCATGCAGCATGCGGCGTCGCTCGGCGCGCGCACGGCCGACGGGCTCGGCATGCTCGTCGAGCAGGCGGCCGAATCGTTCTTCATCTGGCGCGGTGTGCGGCCGGACGGCGCACCGGTGCTGGCCGCGCTGCGCCAGGCGCTCGCGGCGAGCTGA
- the mtgA gene encoding monofunctional biosynthetic peptidoglycan transglycosylase: MVAVSGTQPTRTVSPTRWIVYAGSVFAGAWLATQLFYLAQIALWSFVNPGSTAFMRTDAWWLSRDKPPAQIQHQWVPYDQISRNLKRALIASEDATFATNNGYDVDAILQAWEKNKARGKIVAGGSTITQQLARNLFLSREKSYIRKGQELIITWMLETVLDKERIFEIYLNSVEWGRGVYGAEAAARYYYRIPASRLGAWQSARLAVMLPKPRWFDAHRGSAYQAQRAAVIARRMGAAALPQSE; the protein is encoded by the coding sequence GTGGTGGCGGTGAGCGGCACGCAGCCCACGCGGACGGTGAGCCCGACCCGCTGGATCGTCTATGCGGGATCGGTGTTCGCGGGTGCGTGGCTCGCGACGCAACTGTTCTATCTCGCGCAGATCGCACTGTGGTCGTTCGTGAACCCGGGCTCGACCGCGTTCATGCGCACCGACGCGTGGTGGCTGTCGCGCGACAAGCCGCCCGCGCAGATCCAGCATCAATGGGTGCCGTACGACCAGATCTCGCGCAACCTGAAGCGCGCGCTGATCGCGTCGGAAGATGCGACTTTCGCGACCAACAACGGCTACGACGTCGACGCGATCCTGCAGGCGTGGGAGAAGAACAAGGCGCGCGGCAAGATCGTCGCGGGCGGCTCGACGATCACGCAGCAGCTCGCGCGCAACCTGTTCCTGTCGCGCGAGAAGAGCTACATCCGCAAGGGGCAGGAGCTCATCATCACGTGGATGCTCGAAACGGTGCTCGACAAGGAGCGGATCTTCGAGATCTACCTGAATTCCGTCGAGTGGGGGCGCGGCGTGTACGGCGCCGAAGCGGCCGCCCGCTATTACTACAGGATTCCCGCGAGCCGGCTCGGCGCGTGGCAATCGGCGCGTCTCGCGGTGATGCTGCCGAAGCCGCGCTGGTTCGACGCGCATCGCGGCTCGGCGTACCAGGCGCAGCGCGCGGCGGTCATCGCTCGCAGGATGGGTGCGGCCGCGCTGCCGCAATCGGAGTGA
- a CDS encoding S10 family peptidase produces MPASKAKLLLGVVFSSLILTACNDDVTSSSAASADNSADPASQVDRAYNDPNSYSSSANASLDASAAVEKAAVTHHQITLNGKTIRYTATAGHLVARNPQTGAPEASFFYVAYTADNQPAAKRPVTFLYNGGPGSASVWLHLGSFGPRRIQTGDPNANTSTFPFVDNQESLLDTTDLVFVDAIGTGFSEAVAPNTNQTFWGVDQDGGAFRDFVTRYLTVNQRNDSPKYLFGESYGTPRTDVLANLLETAGVKLDGIVLQSSILNYNVNCDMASDYVGNSNNGSSPVSCAGFVPSYGTVGAYYQLDNPNPSSLPQYADQMRLLTAGSYAPAVNAYLASHTPPPPTLVTTMVNSTGVKQSLWNANFNVVPTFFDNSFQLSLIPGTLIGRYDARVNVPVSSPLAADGDPSSSFITKPFTDTIGKYLPNELKYTAQSAYSVSSNAINTWDWTHDGLAMPDTIPDLAAALSLNPQLKVLSLNGYHDIATPFYQTELDLARLGTQPNLTIKDYQGGHMVYLDDTSRPQEKADLVTFYNAAAH; encoded by the coding sequence ATGCCAGCAAGCAAAGCGAAGCTGTTGTTGGGAGTGGTGTTTTCTTCGCTGATCCTGACGGCCTGCAACGACGACGTGACATCGTCTTCTGCTGCCAGCGCCGACAATTCAGCCGATCCCGCCAGTCAGGTGGACAGGGCGTACAACGATCCGAACAGTTATTCGTCGAGCGCGAACGCGTCGCTCGACGCCTCCGCCGCGGTCGAAAAGGCCGCCGTCACGCATCACCAGATCACCCTCAACGGCAAGACGATCCGCTACACGGCCACGGCCGGCCACCTCGTCGCGCGCAATCCGCAGACCGGCGCGCCCGAAGCATCGTTCTTCTATGTCGCGTATACGGCCGACAACCAGCCCGCGGCAAAGCGGCCCGTCACGTTCCTGTACAACGGCGGCCCCGGCTCGGCATCGGTGTGGCTGCACCTCGGCTCGTTCGGCCCGCGCCGGATCCAGACGGGCGACCCGAACGCGAACACGTCGACGTTCCCGTTCGTCGACAACCAGGAAAGCCTGCTCGACACGACCGACCTCGTGTTCGTCGACGCAATCGGCACCGGCTTCTCCGAAGCGGTCGCGCCGAACACGAACCAGACGTTCTGGGGCGTCGACCAGGATGGCGGCGCGTTCCGCGATTTCGTGACGCGCTACCTCACCGTGAACCAGCGCAACGATTCGCCGAAATACCTGTTCGGCGAGTCGTACGGCACGCCGCGCACCGACGTGCTCGCGAACCTGCTCGAGACGGCCGGCGTGAAGCTCGACGGCATCGTGCTGCAGTCGTCGATCCTGAACTACAACGTGAACTGCGACATGGCGAGCGACTACGTCGGCAACTCGAACAACGGGTCGAGCCCGGTGAGTTGCGCGGGTTTCGTGCCGTCGTATGGCACGGTCGGCGCGTACTACCAGCTCGACAACCCGAACCCGTCGAGCCTGCCGCAGTATGCGGACCAGATGCGCCTGCTGACGGCCGGCAGCTACGCACCGGCCGTGAACGCGTACCTGGCGAGCCATACGCCGCCGCCGCCGACCCTCGTCACGACGATGGTGAATTCGACCGGCGTGAAGCAGTCGCTGTGGAATGCGAACTTCAACGTGGTCCCGACTTTCTTCGACAACAGCTTCCAGCTGTCGCTGATCCCGGGCACGCTGATCGGCCGCTACGACGCGCGCGTGAACGTGCCGGTGTCGAGCCCGCTGGCGGCCGACGGCGATCCGTCGAGCTCGTTCATCACGAAGCCGTTTACCGACACGATCGGCAAGTACCTGCCGAACGAGCTGAAGTACACCGCGCAGTCGGCCTACTCGGTGAGCAGCAATGCGATCAACACGTGGGACTGGACGCACGACGGCCTCGCGATGCCGGACACGATCCCCGATCTTGCCGCGGCGCTGTCGCTGAATCCGCAACTGAAGGTGCTGTCGCTGAACGGGTATCACGACATCGCGACGCCGTTCTACCAGACCGAGCTCGACCTCGCGCGGCTCGGGACGCAACCGAACCTGACGATCAAGGACTATCAGGGCGGACACATGGTCTATCTCGACGATACGTCGCGTCCGCAGGAGAAAGCCGACCTCGTGACCTTCTACAACGCGGCCGCGCACTGA
- a CDS encoding EF-hand domain-containing protein, producing the protein MKNRFIVVAAALACVGAAASVSAFAQASDAAAPVRARQAQLGDPYVPPAARKPTAGTQTTGAALHAQVVRKLARQFSAADAQNTGSITESQARAAGLGYVANHFRQIDSSGNGRVSFADVQRYMQARSTSSQQ; encoded by the coding sequence ATGAAGAATCGTTTCATCGTCGTTGCCGCGGCGCTCGCCTGTGTCGGCGCCGCAGCATCCGTATCCGCGTTCGCGCAGGCGAGCGACGCCGCCGCCCCGGTGCGTGCGCGCCAGGCGCAACTCGGCGATCCGTATGTACCGCCGGCCGCGCGCAAGCCGACCGCCGGCACGCAGACGACGGGCGCCGCGCTGCATGCGCAGGTGGTGCGCAAGCTCGCGCGGCAGTTCAGCGCGGCCGACGCGCAGAACACGGGTTCGATCACCGAGTCGCAGGCACGCGCGGCCGGCCTCGGCTATGTCGCGAACCACTTCCGGCAGATCGACTCGTCCGGCAACGGCCGCGTGTCGTTCGCGGACGTCCAGCGCTACATGCAGGCACGCAGCACGAGCAGCCAGCAGTAA
- a CDS encoding IclR family transcriptional regulator yields the protein MNKMPDTLALDARRATPDDASLTDSIGATSTPLDLAAQQAGTQTLLRGLAILEAIANGARDMRAIGAALGTTRSTTHRLVSSLVQARYLRQVQGGYLLGPKLIELGTIALEQMPLTAVARPHLEALAEATLDTIHLGVRDGDDVLYIDKIPGTRGLEMRSRVGHRMPLASTGIGKAMMLDTDPDTWRSLFEAARRALAGVNFKPDNRPETSAFLQRMAHYAAGGYTFDLEENEASIRCVAAPIRDASGAIVAAVSVASTIPYMPHDRMDELIPLVQREARAISAELGWSPPQGTRRIKR from the coding sequence ATGAACAAGATGCCCGACACCCTTGCCCTCGACGCCCGGCGTGCGACGCCGGACGATGCGTCGCTGACCGACAGCATCGGCGCGACCAGCACGCCGCTCGATCTCGCCGCGCAGCAGGCCGGTACGCAGACGCTGCTGCGCGGCCTTGCGATCCTCGAGGCGATCGCGAACGGCGCGCGCGACATGCGCGCGATCGGCGCGGCGCTCGGCACGACGCGCAGCACCACGCATCGCCTCGTCAGCAGCCTCGTGCAGGCGCGCTACCTGCGCCAAGTGCAGGGCGGCTACCTGCTCGGCCCGAAGCTGATCGAGCTCGGCACGATCGCGCTCGAGCAGATGCCGCTCACCGCGGTGGCGCGCCCGCACCTCGAAGCGCTCGCGGAAGCGACGCTCGACACGATCCATCTCGGCGTGCGCGACGGCGACGACGTGCTGTACATCGACAAGATTCCCGGCACGCGCGGCCTCGAGATGCGCTCGCGCGTCGGCCACCGGATGCCGCTCGCGTCGACCGGCATCGGCAAGGCGATGATGCTCGACACCGATCCCGACACGTGGCGCTCGCTGTTCGAGGCCGCCCGGCGGGCGCTTGCCGGCGTCAATTTCAAGCCGGACAACCGGCCCGAGACGAGCGCGTTCCTGCAGCGCATGGCGCATTACGCGGCCGGCGGCTATACGTTCGATCTCGAGGAGAACGAGGCGTCGATCCGCTGCGTGGCCGCGCCGATCCGCGACGCATCGGGCGCGATCGTCGCGGCCGTGTCGGTCGCGAGCACGATTCCGTACATGCCGCACGACCGGATGGACGAACTGATTCCGCTCGTGCAGCGCGAAGCGCGAGCCATTTCCGCGGAACTGGGCTGGAGCCCGCCGCAGGGTACCCGCAGGATCAAACGATGA
- a CDS encoding 2-dehydro-3-deoxygalactonokinase, which translates to MTTSTRPVPDASSATPSLIALDWGTTSLRAYLYDAHGALIDTRSRAAGVMHVPGGGARAFDAVFEDACGDWLDRTPGLPVLAAGMVGSAQGWREAPYVAVPAGADALVAGLITVTTARGTTISIVPGVIATGELPDVMRGEETQIFGALASDPTLGTDRSGVLIGLPGTHAKWAWVRDGLIERFQTFMTGELFAVLRDHTILGRTMRAGASPDRAAFVRGVSVARGAQHTGLLATIFSTRTLGLTDRLAPDAQGDYLSGLLIGHELNALDAMLAERGIALADQPLLLIGDDGLCARYVDALQEFGHPHARVVAHATDRGLWRIASRAGLVRADGEPVCADQ; encoded by the coding sequence ATGACGACTTCGACCCGGCCCGTTCCGGATGCCAGCTCCGCCACCCCGTCGCTGATCGCGCTCGACTGGGGCACGACGTCGCTGCGCGCTTACCTGTACGACGCGCACGGCGCGCTCATCGACACGCGCAGCCGTGCGGCGGGCGTGATGCATGTGCCGGGCGGCGGCGCGCGCGCGTTCGACGCGGTGTTCGAGGACGCGTGCGGCGACTGGCTCGACCGCACGCCGGGCCTGCCGGTGCTCGCCGCCGGGATGGTCGGCAGCGCGCAGGGCTGGCGCGAGGCGCCGTACGTCGCGGTGCCGGCCGGGGCCGACGCGCTCGTCGCGGGCCTGATCACGGTGACGACCGCGCGCGGCACGACGATCTCGATCGTGCCGGGCGTGATCGCCACGGGCGAACTGCCCGACGTGATGCGCGGTGAAGAAACGCAGATATTCGGTGCACTCGCGAGCGATCCCACGCTTGGCACCGATCGTTCAGGGGTACTGATCGGCCTGCCGGGCACCCATGCGAAATGGGCGTGGGTGAGGGACGGGCTGATCGAGCGCTTCCAGACCTTCATGACGGGCGAGCTGTTCGCGGTGCTGCGCGACCACACGATCCTCGGCCGCACGATGCGCGCGGGCGCGTCGCCCGATCGCGCGGCGTTCGTGCGCGGCGTCTCGGTCGCGCGCGGCGCGCAGCACACGGGGCTGCTCGCGACGATCTTCAGCACGCGCACGCTCGGCCTGACCGACCGGCTCGCGCCCGATGCGCAGGGCGACTACCTGTCCGGGCTGCTGATCGGCCATGAGCTCAATGCGCTCGACGCGATGCTCGCGGAGCGCGGCATCGCGCTTGCGGACCAGCCGCTGCTGCTGATTGGTGATGACGGCCTGTGTGCGCGCTACGTCGACGCGCTCCAGGAATTCGGCCACCCGCACGCTCGCGTCGTCGCGCATGCGACCGACCGCGGCCTGTGGCGGATCGCGTCGCGCGCCGGGCTCGTGCGTGCGGATGGCGAGCCCGTCTGCGCCGACCAATGA
- a CDS encoding 2-dehydro-3-deoxy-6-phosphogalactonate aldolase, translating to MPSDLTLPAPYAPHAALMRAFDACPLIAIMRGITPAEAADHGRALHEAGFRIIEVPLNSPDPFDSIAALRRALPDDTIVGAGTVLRAEYVDRVQDAGGALIVMPHSDAAVIRRARERGLASAPGVATPTEAFAALANGADVLKMFPAEQLGVPVVKAWRAVIDRAVPLIPVGGISPDNMAPFLSAGANGFGLGSALYRPGQSADATAANARAFQAGLRAARGGVA from the coding sequence ATGCCGTCCGACCTGACCTTGCCCGCACCCTACGCGCCCCACGCCGCGCTGATGCGTGCGTTCGACGCGTGCCCGCTGATCGCGATCATGCGCGGGATCACGCCTGCCGAAGCGGCCGACCACGGCCGTGCGCTCCATGAAGCCGGCTTCCGGATCATCGAGGTGCCGCTCAATTCGCCCGATCCGTTCGACAGCATCGCCGCGCTGCGGCGTGCGCTGCCCGACGACACGATTGTCGGCGCGGGGACCGTGCTGCGCGCCGAGTATGTCGACCGCGTGCAGGACGCGGGCGGCGCGCTGATCGTGATGCCGCACAGCGACGCGGCCGTGATCCGCCGCGCGCGCGAGCGCGGCCTCGCGAGCGCACCGGGCGTGGCGACGCCGACCGAAGCCTTTGCGGCACTCGCGAACGGCGCCGACGTGCTGAAGATGTTCCCGGCCGAGCAGCTCGGCGTGCCGGTCGTGAAGGCGTGGCGCGCGGTGATCGACCGCGCGGTGCCGCTGATCCCGGTCGGCGGCATCTCGCCCGACAACATGGCGCCGTTCCTCAGCGCCGGCGCGAACGGTTTCGGGCTCGGCTCGGCGCTGTACCGCCCCGGCCAGTCGGCCGACGCGACCGCGGCGAATGCGCGTGCGTTCCAGGCCGGCTTGCGCGCGGCGCGCGGCGGAGTCGCATGA
- a CDS encoding SDR family oxidoreductase yields the protein MGRLADKVAMVTGAGRGIGAAIARAFVREGAAVALVDLDFPQAQRTAAAIAHEIADARVLPLQADVARQDAVRDALAQTEAAFGPLDVLVNNAGINVFADPLTMTEDDWRRCFAVDLDGVWHGCRAALEGMVERGRGSIVNIASTHAFRIIPGCFPYPVAKHGVLGLTRALGIEYAARNVRVNAIAPGYIETQLTRDWWDAQPDPAAARAETLALQPMKRIGRPEEVAMTAVFLASDEAPFINAACITVDGGRAALYHD from the coding sequence ATGGGCCGCCTCGCGGACAAGGTCGCGATGGTGACGGGCGCGGGCCGGGGCATCGGCGCCGCGATCGCCCGCGCGTTCGTTCGCGAGGGCGCGGCGGTCGCGCTCGTCGATCTCGACTTCCCGCAGGCGCAGCGCACGGCCGCCGCGATTGCGCACGAGATCGCCGATGCGCGCGTGTTGCCGCTGCAGGCGGATGTCGCGCGGCAGGACGCGGTGCGCGACGCACTGGCGCAGACCGAGGCGGCGTTCGGCCCGCTCGACGTGCTGGTGAACAACGCGGGCATCAACGTGTTCGCCGATCCGCTGACGATGACCGAAGACGACTGGCGCCGCTGCTTCGCGGTCGACCTCGACGGCGTGTGGCACGGCTGCCGAGCGGCGCTGGAGGGGATGGTCGAACGCGGCCGCGGCAGCATCGTGAACATCGCGTCGACGCACGCGTTCAGGATCATCCCGGGCTGCTTTCCGTACCCGGTCGCGAAGCATGGCGTGCTGGGCCTCACACGCGCGCTCGGCATCGAATACGCGGCGCGCAACGTGCGCGTGAACGCGATCGCGCCGGGCTACATCGAGACGCAGCTCACGCGCGACTGGTGGGACGCACAGCCCGACCCTGCTGCCGCGCGCGCCGAAACGCTCGCGCTGCAGCCGATGAAGCGGATCGGCCGGCCGGAGGAGGTCGCGATGACGGCCGTGTTCCTCGCGTCCGACGAGGCGCCGTTCATCAATGCCGCGTGCATCACCGTCGATGGCGGGCGCGCGGCGCTGTATCACGACTGA
- a CDS encoding arabinose ABC transporter substrate-binding protein — protein MKRRTFVTLAAAAAVVIGSPVVHAADPVKIGFLVKQPEEPWFQDEWKFAEIAAKQKGFTLVKIGAPSGEKVMSAIDNLSAQKAQGFIICTPDVKLGPGIVAKAKSHNLKMMTVDDRLVDGAGKPIEAVPHMGISAYNIGKQVGDGIAAEIKKRGWDMKDVGAIDITYEQLPTAHDRTSGATDALVAAGFPKANVIAAPQAKTDTENAFNAANIALTKNPQFKHWVAYGLNDEAVLGAVRAAEGRGFKADNMIGIGIGGSDSALNEFKKPQPTGFYGTVIISPKRHGEETSDLMYTWITQGKAPPALTLTTGMLATRDNVSKVRDEMGLASK, from the coding sequence ATGAAACGCAGAACGTTCGTAACGCTGGCGGCCGCGGCCGCGGTGGTGATCGGGAGCCCCGTCGTGCACGCGGCCGATCCGGTCAAGATCGGCTTCCTCGTGAAGCAGCCGGAAGAGCCGTGGTTCCAGGACGAGTGGAAGTTCGCCGAAATCGCGGCGAAGCAGAAGGGCTTCACGCTCGTGAAGATCGGCGCGCCGTCCGGTGAAAAGGTGATGAGCGCGATCGACAACCTGTCCGCGCAGAAGGCGCAGGGCTTCATCATCTGCACGCCCGACGTGAAGCTCGGGCCGGGCATCGTCGCGAAGGCGAAGTCGCACAACCTGAAGATGATGACGGTGGACGACCGCCTCGTCGACGGCGCGGGCAAGCCGATCGAGGCGGTCCCGCACATGGGGATCTCCGCGTACAACATCGGCAAGCAGGTCGGCGACGGCATCGCGGCCGAGATCAAGAAGCGCGGCTGGGACATGAAGGACGTCGGCGCGATCGACATCACCTACGAGCAGCTGCCGACCGCGCATGACCGCACCAGCGGCGCGACCGACGCGCTGGTGGCCGCCGGCTTCCCGAAGGCGAACGTGATCGCGGCGCCGCAGGCGAAGACCGACACCGAGAACGCCTTCAACGCGGCGAACATCGCACTCACGAAGAATCCGCAGTTCAAGCACTGGGTGGCGTACGGCCTGAACGACGAAGCGGTGCTCGGTGCGGTGCGCGCGGCGGAAGGGCGCGGCTTCAAGGCGGACAACATGATCGGCATCGGCATCGGCGGCTCCGATTCGGCGCTGAACGAGTTCAAGAAGCCGCAGCCGACGGGCTTCTACGGCACCGTGATCATCAGCCCGAAGCGCCACGGCGAGGAAACCTCGGACCTGATGTACACGTGGATCACGCAGGGCAAGGCGCCGCCGGCGCTGACGCTGACGACCGGCATGCTCGCGACGCGCGACAACGTGTCGAAGGTGCGCGACGAGATGGGGCTCGCGTCGAAGTAA